The Candidatus Binatia bacterium region AAGGCGATGCGCTCGCGGTCGGCGCGGGAGAGGATCAGGGGCCGCTCCGGTCCCAGGACGATCTTCTCGAGCGCATCGAGAAAGTCCTTCTGATGGACATCGTTCTGCCCGCGACGCGCCGCGAGCAGGGCAGCCTCGTTCACCAGATTGCGCAGATCGGCCCCGGCCAGTCCCGGCGTCGCCCCCGCGACCTCGCCCAGGTTCACGTCGGGGGCCAGCGGAACCCGGCGCGTGTGGACGCCGAGGATCGCCTCGCGCCCCTTGCGGTCCGGCAGGTTCACGATCACGCGGCGGTCGAACCGCCCGGGGCGCAGAAGCGCCCGGTCGAGGATCTCGGGCTGGTTCGTGGCCGCGAGAACGATGATGCCCTCGCGGCTGGAGAATCCGTCCATCTCGGTCAGGATCTGGTTCAGGGTCTGCTCCTGCTCGCTCGAGCCTCCGATGGAGATCTGTCCGCGCGCGCGCCCAATCGAATCCAGCTCGTCGATGAAGATGATCGCCGGGGCGTGCTCCCGCGCCATCTTGAAGAGGTCGCGCACGCGTGCGGCGCCGACGCCGACGATCATTTCCACGAATTCCGACCCGCTCATCGAGAAGAAGGGCACTCCCGCCTCGCCCGCCACGGCGCGCGCGAGGAGCGTCTTGCCGGTCCCGGGCGCGCCCACGAGCAGCACCCCTTTGGGCGCCGCCCCGCCCAGGCGGGTGTATTTCTTCGGGTCCTTCAGGAAATCGACGATCTCGACCAGCTCGTTCTCGGCCTCGTCGATGCCCGCGACGTCCTCGAACGTGACCTTGCCCTCCGCTTCCGTGTCGAACCGTTTCGCGGTGCTTCGGCCCAGGCCCATGAGCCCGCCCCCGAAGCCGCCGCCCTGTTTTGCCGCGCGCCGGAAGATCCACACGTAGAGCCCGATGAAGAGGAGCGCGGGGGCGAAGCTGAACAGGAGATTCAGCCACAGATTGGACTGCTGGCTGGACTCGGCGGTCACCTCGACGCCCCGGGCGACGAGCAGGGTGTCGAGGCTGGAGTCGGTGAAGATCGGCAGCGTCGTCGAGAAGTCGCGGACCGGCTTCGGAACGGCGCCGGTCGCCGAGTCGGACACCGCGGGGTAGGAGATCGGCCTGCGGAACTGTCCCGTCACGCCGTCGGCGCGCGAGTTGATCTTCAGGACGTTGCCCTTGGCGGCTTCCAGCCGGAAGACCGAGTAGGGGATCTTGACCGTGTGGGGGTTTGGGGCGAAGAAGCGGATCAGGAGAAAATTGGCGAGGAGGATCAGGAGGAAGAACAGCCACGACCGCCGGGGCGGGATCGCCGGCGGCGTGGGGGGCCTCGGAGGATCTCCCGGCCGGCGCGCCGCGTCACCGCCCTCGACTTGCCGCCGCGTCCGCTTCGCCATCAGACCGTCGATGCTACCAGCACGACCCCGCGCGGACAACCTGCCCGCGTGTCAGGGTCACCGCTCCCTACCGGCCGCCATCGCGCGCCGGGCGATCTGGGTCAGAAGACCGGAGAAGACGTACTGATGCACCGGCCAGAGCGCGTACCAGTACGCGAGGCCGAGCAGTCCCAGCGGGTCGAAGAGGGCGGTCTGCCGGATGACGGCGCCGCCCTCGGCGCATGGCTCGACCTCGTACTGGAGCCACGCGCGTCCCGGGAGGCGCATTTCCGCCGCCAGCCGAAGCAGGCGGTCGGGCTCGATCGTCTCGACGCGCCACCAATCGAGGGCGTCGCCGGGAAGGAGCTGCTCGGGGTCGCGCCGGGCGCGGCGCATCCCGGGCCCGCCCGCGAGCAGGTCCAGCCAGCCGCGCACGCGCCAGAGCCAGCCGGCGTGGTACCAGCCGTTCCGCCCCCCGATGCGCCGGATCGCCGCGAACGCGGCGGCCGGTGCTGCGTCCACGCGCAGCGAGCGCGAGTCCACGAGCCGCGACCCGAACCGGGCTCCTCCCCACGGACTCGCCAGAGAAGCCTGGACGTCGTTCCAGCGGGTTGCGGCCATCGCCGCGTCTTCGTTCGCGAGCGCGCGGGTGATCGCCTCCCGCATGCCGCGCGGCTTGAGCGGAAAATCACGAAGTGCCGAGGGGTCCTCGACGACGCTCGGATTGCGAACGCCCTCGATCAGCTCGCGCCCGACGTTCGCGTAGAGCGGCGTCACGAACCGCAGCCAGAGCGAGGAAAGCCTCGGGGTCAGGAAGGGAAGGGGAAGGAACCATCGCCGGAGGCCGCGGCGTACGGCGTATTCCCGCATCAGGTCGCGGTAGGAGGAGCGGTCCGCGCCTCCGATCTCATAGATGCGGCTCTCGTCTTCGGGAAGGTCGATCGCCTGCACCAGGTACTCGATCACGTCCTCGATCGCGATCGGCTGGGCCTCGGTGCTCACCCAGCGCGGCGTGGTCATCACCGGCAGGCGGTCGACGAGTCCGCGGACCAGCTCGAAGGAGGCGCTCCCCGAGCCGATGATGACCGAAGCGCGGAGCTCGATCACCGGAACGCCCGACTCGCGCAGCAGCCGGCCCGTCTCCTGGCGGCTGGCGAGGTGGGGCGAGAGGCCGGGACCATGGCCCAGGCCGCCCAGGTAGATGATGCGCCGGACCCCGGCCGCGAGAGCGGCGGCTCCGAAGTTTCGCGCCGCGGCGCGATCGTTCTCCTCGAACGCACGCCCCGAGGCCATGGAGTGGATCAGGTAATAGGCGGTCTCGACGTCCTTCAGGGCCGGCTCGAGGCTCGCGGGGTCGAGCACGTCCCCCCGCGCGACCTCGGTGGCCGGCGCGACGCGCGGCGCGAGCAGCCGGGGCTCGCGCGCCATGCAGCGGAGCCGAACGCCCCGCGCCTCGAGGGTCGCGCGCAGCCGGCTCCCCACGTAGCCCGAGGCTCCCGTGAGGAGAACGAGTCCCGCCGGCGCCACGCCTCCTACTTCGTCACGGCCGATTCCGCTTCCAGCGTCTTCCCGTCGGCGTCGCTCAGCGCGACCGGCCCCAGGCCCAGCGGCTGGATCTGCGAGGCGATCTTGGACCGGTCGCCGACCGCCACGATCAGCA contains the following coding sequences:
- the ftsH gene encoding ATP-dependent zinc metalloprotease FtsH, which produces MAKRTRRQVEGGDAARRPGDPPRPPTPPAIPPRRSWLFFLLILLANFLLIRFFAPNPHTVKIPYSVFRLEAAKGNVLKINSRADGVTGQFRRPISYPAVSDSATGAVPKPVRDFSTTLPIFTDSSLDTLLVARGVEVTAESSQQSNLWLNLLFSFAPALLFIGLYVWIFRRAAKQGGGFGGGLMGLGRSTAKRFDTEAEGKVTFEDVAGIDEAENELVEIVDFLKDPKKYTRLGGAAPKGVLLVGAPGTGKTLLARAVAGEAGVPFFSMSGSEFVEMIVGVGAARVRDLFKMAREHAPAIIFIDELDSIGRARGQISIGGSSEQEQTLNQILTEMDGFSSREGIIVLAATNQPEILDRALLRPGRFDRRVIVNLPDRKGREAILGVHTRRVPLAPDVNLGEVAGATPGLAGADLRNLVNEAALLAARRGQNDVHQKDFLDALEKIVLGPERPLILSRADRERIAFHEGGHAILGLVVAGADPVHRVSIVPRGQALGVTYQRPESDRYNYPEAYLRARIVGMLGGRAAEEIVFGTKTTGAQNDIEQATELARSMVTRWGMSERLGMVQLAPRENPYLGLMDGYGAAKPYSEETASAVDAEVLRIINESHEEAKRLLTEHRAALDALAHALLARETLDEQEILEVTGLPPAAPLSDAPRPPMPS
- a CDS encoding SDR family oxidoreductase, with translation MAPAGLVLLTGASGYVGSRLRATLEARGVRLRCMAREPRLLAPRVAPATEVARGDVLDPASLEPALKDVETAYYLIHSMASGRAFEENDRAAARNFGAAALAAGVRRIIYLGGLGHGPGLSPHLASRQETGRLLRESGVPVIELRASVIIGSGSASFELVRGLVDRLPVMTTPRWVSTEAQPIAIEDVIEYLVQAIDLPEDESRIYEIGGADRSSYRDLMREYAVRRGLRRWFLPLPFLTPRLSSLWLRFVTPLYANVGRELIEGVRNPSVVEDPSALRDFPLKPRGMREAITRALANEDAAMAATRWNDVQASLASPWGGARFGSRLVDSRSLRVDAAPAAAFAAIRRIGGRNGWYHAGWLWRVRGWLDLLAGGPGMRRARRDPEQLLPGDALDWWRVETIEPDRLLRLAAEMRLPGRAWLQYEVEPCAEGGAVIRQTALFDPLGLLGLAYWYALWPVHQYVFSGLLTQIARRAMAAGRER